In Actinomadura luzonensis, a single window of DNA contains:
- a CDS encoding RidA family protein gives MKKELRTSEGAAPIGAYSQGLVVGDFVFTSGMGPLDPKTGEIVGDDVATQTHQVMRNLGAILAAHGLGFDDVVKSTVHLQHLERDFAAYNEVYKSYFNPPFPVRTTVGSQLLNILVEIDFVAHKSA, from the coding sequence GTGAAAAAGGAGCTTCGCACCAGCGAGGGCGCGGCCCCGATCGGCGCGTACTCGCAGGGCCTCGTGGTGGGCGACTTCGTCTTCACCTCCGGCATGGGGCCGCTCGACCCGAAGACCGGCGAGATCGTCGGCGACGACGTGGCCACCCAGACTCACCAGGTGATGCGCAACCTCGGCGCCATCCTGGCCGCCCACGGCCTGGGCTTCGACGACGTGGTCAAGTCCACGGTCCACCTGCAGCACCTGGAGCGCGACTTCGCCGCCTACAACGAGGTGTACAAGTCGTACTTCAACCCGCCCTTCCCGGTACGCACCACGGTGGGCTCCCAGCTGCTGAACATCCTGGTGGAGATCGACTTCGTCGCGCACAAGAGCGCGTAA
- a CDS encoding TetR/AcrR family transcriptional regulator, whose product MAPRKQQEIFDATLRLVAEKGYDGLTVEGVAERSGVNKTTIYRWWPSKAALLGAALVEADVLGFDPPDTGSLRGDLVALVEGMIRLLTEEPSADIAVAALGAAVRHPELDARRFFADRFAREREIFDRAVARGELAASADPMLVVDLLAGAVWLRVVFRGLPAPDGFADAAVSALLDGV is encoded by the coding sequence ATGGCCCCGAGGAAGCAGCAGGAGATCTTCGACGCGACGTTGCGGCTGGTCGCCGAGAAGGGCTACGACGGGCTGACCGTCGAGGGCGTCGCCGAGCGGTCGGGGGTCAACAAGACGACGATCTACCGGTGGTGGCCGTCGAAGGCGGCGCTGCTGGGGGCGGCGCTGGTGGAGGCCGACGTGCTCGGCTTCGATCCCCCCGACACCGGGAGCCTGCGCGGCGACCTGGTGGCGCTCGTGGAGGGCATGATCCGGCTGCTCACCGAGGAGCCGTCCGCCGACATCGCGGTGGCCGCGCTCGGCGCCGCCGTCCGCCATCCCGAGCTGGACGCCCGCCGCTTCTTCGCCGACCGCTTCGCCCGCGAACGGGAGATCTTCGACCGCGCGGTGGCGCGCGGCGAGCTGGCCGCCTCGGCCGATCCGATGCTGGTCGTGGACCTGCTGGCGGGGGCCGTGTGGCTGCGGGTGGTCTTCCGCGGCCTGCCCGCCCCGGACGGCTTCGCCGACGCGGCGGTGTCGGCGCTGCTCGACGGCGTCTGA
- a CDS encoding helix-turn-helix transcriptional regulator, which translates to MNGLLVGRAAELSRLVRVLRSATEGTAGVALVGGDAGIGKTRLISELVEQARERGFHVLVGQCAELGDALPYLPLADALRGAEPRVREAAAAHPLLGQLLPGTESAPSTGLTQQRLFGSLLGLLADVQPVLFVIEDLHWADRSTRDLLVFLSRMVQAEQVCVVGTYRTDDLHRRHPLRSVLAELKRLPTVTGVELGPLSRGELSDYVTTLGQVDAHELGEIVARADGNPFYAEELFAALAEGDSLPDGLASLLMSRVEVLSEPSQRVLRAAAVAGRRVEDELLREVSGLPLAEFEEAVREIVSRGLLRVDGFGYTFRHALLQEAVYTDLLPGERTRLHAAFARLLTEPAELAHHYLAGHDLEGALKASVEAGRLAERLGAPAEAHSHYDRALGLWDRVGDAPELAGEGRAELAFRSAVMAADSGDNHRAVVQLRALPPTSEVSERLAYYLYETDDQQGAIAAAERAVETAADERALARALATQARTLLWSPRHRDVEALATRALETARAAGARDAEVGALLTLATHVEYRGDVARAHELVETASAHSTGDLAMDLRARFHHARIHYEQGKLAQAAEVADNGIRLALDTGLRWSTYGTDLRFLRFLIHYVAGEWDQAEAVAATFPVRVGTQPEATLSSFSLFVEVGRGLPGVETRLSWLRPFWSDDLVSYMSRGLAAEHALWQGDPATALEHVRAALAPLMPGEAGVLRLCAVGLAAMAALGTTDGADDLLERVRVVVDHGPVGEGGALGPEGLAWALRTEAEWHRVHGRHDVELWRRVVAAFDFGFVYEVARARWRLAEALLAHGDREAAQAEWELARETAGKLRAAPLENALLEFGRRARFGNGSGPAGSGSGGEGMLTAREVEVLRLVAEGLTNREIAERLFIAQKTVSVHVSNILAKLEVSTRTQAAAAARRQGLLT; encoded by the coding sequence GTGAACGGACTTCTCGTGGGGCGCGCGGCCGAGCTGAGCAGGCTCGTCCGGGTGCTGCGGTCCGCCACCGAGGGCACGGCCGGCGTCGCCCTCGTCGGCGGCGACGCGGGCATCGGCAAGACCCGGCTGATCTCCGAGCTGGTCGAGCAGGCGCGCGAGCGCGGCTTCCACGTGCTCGTCGGGCAGTGCGCCGAGCTGGGCGACGCGCTGCCGTACCTGCCGCTGGCCGACGCGCTGCGCGGCGCCGAGCCGCGCGTGCGGGAGGCCGCCGCCGCCCACCCCCTGCTGGGCCAGCTGCTGCCCGGCACCGAGAGCGCGCCCTCCACCGGGCTCACCCAGCAGCGGCTGTTCGGCTCGCTGCTCGGGCTGCTGGCCGACGTGCAGCCCGTGCTGTTCGTCATCGAAGACCTCCACTGGGCCGACCGCTCCACCCGCGACCTGCTGGTCTTCCTCAGCCGCATGGTGCAGGCCGAGCAGGTGTGCGTGGTCGGCACCTACCGCACCGACGACCTCCACCGGCGGCACCCGCTGCGGTCCGTGCTGGCCGAGCTCAAGCGGCTGCCCACGGTGACCGGCGTCGAGCTGGGGCCGCTCAGCCGCGGCGAGCTGTCCGACTACGTCACCACGCTCGGCCAGGTCGACGCCCACGAGCTGGGCGAGATCGTCGCGCGGGCCGACGGCAACCCGTTCTACGCCGAGGAGCTGTTCGCCGCGCTGGCGGAGGGCGACAGCCTGCCCGACGGGCTGGCCAGCCTGCTGATGTCGCGGGTCGAGGTGCTGTCCGAGCCGAGCCAGCGGGTGCTGCGGGCCGCGGCGGTGGCCGGCCGCCGGGTGGAGGACGAGCTGCTGCGCGAGGTGTCGGGGCTGCCGCTGGCCGAGTTCGAGGAGGCGGTCAGGGAGATCGTCTCGCGCGGGCTGCTGCGCGTCGACGGCTTCGGCTACACCTTCCGCCACGCGCTGCTCCAGGAGGCCGTCTACACCGACCTGCTGCCGGGCGAGCGCACCCGGCTGCACGCCGCCTTCGCCCGGCTGCTCACCGAGCCGGCCGAGCTGGCCCACCACTACCTCGCCGGTCACGACCTCGAAGGGGCGCTGAAGGCGTCCGTCGAGGCGGGCCGGCTGGCCGAGCGGCTCGGCGCGCCCGCCGAGGCCCACAGCCACTACGACCGGGCGCTCGGCCTCTGGGACCGCGTCGGCGACGCCCCCGAGCTGGCCGGCGAGGGCCGGGCCGAGCTGGCCTTCCGCAGCGCCGTGATGGCCGCCGACAGCGGCGACAACCACCGCGCCGTCGTCCAGCTCCGCGCGCTGCCGCCCACGTCCGAGGTCAGCGAACGCCTGGCCTACTACCTGTACGAGACCGACGACCAGCAGGGCGCCATCGCCGCCGCCGAACGCGCCGTCGAGACCGCCGCGGACGAGCGTGCCCTCGCCCGCGCCCTCGCCACCCAGGCCCGCACCCTGCTGTGGAGCCCCCGCCACCGCGACGTCGAAGCCCTCGCCACCCGCGCCCTCGAGACCGCCCGCGCCGCCGGGGCACGCGACGCCGAGGTCGGCGCGCTGCTCACGCTCGCCACCCACGTCGAGTACCGCGGCGACGTGGCCCGCGCCCACGAGCTGGTCGAGACCGCCTCCGCGCACAGCACCGGCGACCTGGCGATGGACCTGCGGGCCCGCTTCCACCACGCCCGCATCCACTACGAGCAGGGCAAGCTCGCGCAGGCCGCCGAGGTCGCCGACAACGGCATCCGGCTGGCCCTCGACACCGGGCTCCGGTGGAGCACCTACGGCACCGACCTGCGCTTCCTGCGCTTCCTCATCCACTACGTGGCCGGCGAATGGGACCAGGCCGAGGCGGTCGCCGCCACCTTCCCGGTGCGGGTCGGCACGCAGCCGGAGGCCACGCTGTCGTCGTTCTCGCTGTTCGTCGAGGTGGGGCGGGGGCTGCCCGGGGTCGAGACCCGGCTGAGCTGGCTGCGGCCGTTCTGGTCCGACGACCTGGTGTCGTACATGTCGCGCGGGCTCGCCGCCGAGCACGCGCTCTGGCAGGGCGACCCCGCCACGGCGCTGGAGCACGTACGGGCCGCGCTCGCGCCGCTCATGCCGGGCGAGGCGGGCGTGCTGCGGCTGTGCGCCGTGGGGCTGGCGGCGATGGCCGCGCTCGGCACCACCGACGGCGCCGACGATCTCCTCGAACGGGTCCGCGTCGTGGTCGACCACGGCCCCGTCGGCGAGGGCGGCGCCCTCGGTCCCGAGGGCCTGGCCTGGGCGCTGCGCACCGAGGCCGAATGGCACCGCGTGCACGGGCGGCACGACGTGGAGCTGTGGCGGCGCGTCGTCGCGGCCTTCGACTTCGGCTTCGTGTACGAGGTGGCGCGCGCCCGCTGGCGGCTGGCCGAGGCGCTGCTCGCGCACGGCGACCGGGAGGCGGCGCAGGCCGAATGGGAGCTGGCCAGGGAGACGGCGGGCAAGCTGCGGGCGGCGCCGCTGGAGAACGCGCTGCTGGAGTTCGGCCGCCGGGCCCGCTTCGGCAACGGGTCCGGGCCCGCCGGGTCTGGGTCCGGTGGCGAGGGCATGCTGACGGCGCGGGAGGTGGAGGTGCTGCGGCTCGTCGCCGAAGGGCTCACCAACCGGGAGATCGCGGAGCGGCTGTTCATCGCGCAGAAGACGGTGAGTGTGCACGTGTCGAACATCCTGGCCAAGCTGGAGGTCTCCACCCGCACCCAGGCAGCGGCCGCCGCCCGCCGCCAGGGCCTCCTCACCTGA
- a CDS encoding DUF4153 domain-containing protein, whose amino-acid sequence MRPLDFLGRIKVKLGIVIVLAVGTAFVVNEVGLNSGLSREVRIAVAVVLALIMVQLLAMGMTKPLRQMARAAQTIAKGHYKLRVSATSRDEVGELARAFNAMAADLAEVDRQRRELVANVSHELRTPITGLRAVLENVVDGVSAPDPVTMATALAQTERLGRLVAQLLDLSRLDSGARLIEAEAVALAPLFEQAVREAGLAREDVTIRAEAPPDLVVRADPDLLAQVLANLLDNAVRHSPAGGAVTVRGAARGAGVLIAVADHGPGIPEAARGRVFERFSRLDSGRAADSGGAGLGLAIVKEIVELHGGSVRIDDGPGCRMVVELPGRTMMTDGPEGAGPERVGADGGAVSRETAPGTAGPAALAPAGAVAAEGGSGQAGPAPAVAPESVPGGVEGAWAAPARAAGPGTGTGGGPVADGAGAPKPAPVAPRAAAGAPGAAAGVGVRMPSPGSGLARMIGGGVVGVMVGFLAGMFAAVFVSVTIGDGLALVTLVLCTAGAGSVGAAMGAASARRAAALAYQVAHASRPAGHFAAALWPLAPVPHGTPGAQTTQAGGLEPAAQTMNRPPDGAGGRGDGAAVHTEQPGGTADRPAAAAAGQATAGAPGQPQAAGTAGQPQPAGTAWQLQAGPPQSVGMAGPAQPVGVGGPPQPVGGGPQVASSARPVEQVYRGQGGPPAYVPPPLFPRPELPETPRWLLPAAGGAGVFAAVALPEAQAGLGFVLVAMVLGAAALPAVVRRMTPWTVAFGLTAYWLISMAAVRDADWLVTVLLMAGAGLGALAVSGAGAGWLGVLRGGLSVLLALGPVPWFLAVPLKRLTARRRVMPMVAALGLTVVLLLVFGLLFASADAVFASYAERLMSAPDWAESLPGRIVLFVVFAVLLAAVVLVALRPVADPVGPAHRFAVSRAVWLVPLTAVNVLFALFVAVQITALFGGNRLVLRTAGLTYAEYARQGFFQLVVVSVFVLGIVAAAAGLLRTGRRERWVLAVLLGVLCGLTMVVLASALHRMNLYTDAYGLSRLRLSVQATVWWLGAVFALVLLAGAVRLAGRGSGWLPRVIVLVTGLGVGAFALVNPDLQVAATQVEVRGVTKLDSDYLGDLGAEAVPALDRLPEPQRSCVLADVIRANELDRPDPWNGWNLARAKARDLLAAHPLHSTASCEGRASGRSD is encoded by the coding sequence ATGAGACCGCTCGACTTCCTGGGCCGGATCAAGGTCAAGCTCGGCATCGTCATCGTGCTGGCCGTCGGGACGGCCTTCGTCGTCAACGAGGTCGGCCTCAACTCCGGCCTGTCGCGCGAGGTGCGCATCGCGGTCGCCGTCGTCCTGGCGCTGATCATGGTGCAGCTCCTCGCCATGGGGATGACCAAGCCGCTGCGCCAGATGGCCCGCGCCGCCCAGACCATCGCCAAGGGCCACTACAAGCTGCGCGTCAGCGCCACCTCGCGCGACGAGGTCGGCGAGCTGGCGCGGGCGTTCAACGCCATGGCGGCCGACCTCGCCGAGGTGGACCGGCAGCGGCGCGAGCTGGTCGCCAACGTCAGCCACGAGCTCCGCACCCCCATCACCGGGCTGCGGGCCGTCCTGGAGAACGTCGTGGACGGCGTCTCCGCGCCCGACCCCGTCACCATGGCCACCGCGCTCGCCCAGACCGAACGGCTCGGCCGGCTCGTGGCGCAGCTCCTCGACCTGTCGCGGCTGGACAGCGGCGCCCGGCTCATCGAGGCCGAGGCCGTCGCGCTCGCGCCGCTCTTCGAGCAGGCCGTCCGGGAGGCGGGCCTGGCCAGGGAGGACGTCACGATCCGGGCCGAGGCGCCGCCCGACCTGGTGGTGCGGGCCGACCCCGACCTGCTCGCCCAGGTCCTCGCCAACCTGCTCGACAACGCCGTCCGGCACAGCCCGGCGGGCGGGGCCGTCACCGTGCGCGGGGCGGCGCGCGGGGCCGGCGTGCTGATCGCGGTCGCCGACCACGGGCCGGGCATCCCGGAGGCGGCGCGGGGGCGGGTGTTCGAACGCTTCTCGCGGCTCGACTCGGGGCGGGCGGCCGACTCCGGGGGAGCCGGGCTGGGGCTGGCGATCGTGAAGGAGATCGTGGAGCTGCACGGGGGATCGGTGCGGATCGACGACGGCCCAGGGTGCCGGATGGTCGTCGAATTACCAGGGAGGACGATGATGACCGACGGGCCGGAAGGGGCCGGGCCGGAGAGGGTCGGGGCGGACGGGGGCGCCGTTTCCCGGGAGACGGCGCCTGGGACGGCTGGTCCCGCGGCGCTCGCCCCCGCGGGGGCCGTGGCCGCTGAGGGCGGCTCCGGGCAGGCCGGTCCCGCGCCCGCCGTCGCGCCTGAGAGCGTTCCGGGCGGCGTGGAGGGGGCCTGGGCCGCTCCGGCGCGCGCCGCCGGGCCAGGGACAGGGACGGGCGGAGGGCCGGTCGCCGACGGTGCCGGGGCTCCCAAGCCGGCTCCCGTGGCTCCCAGGGCGGCTGCCGGGGCTCCGGGGGCGGCGGCCGGGGTGGGGGTGCGGATGCCGTCGCCCGGGTCGGGGCTCGCCCGGATGATCGGCGGGGGCGTCGTCGGGGTGATGGTCGGCTTCCTGGCCGGGATGTTCGCCGCCGTGTTCGTCAGCGTGACCATCGGGGACGGGCTGGCGCTCGTCACGCTCGTCCTGTGCACGGCCGGGGCGGGGTCGGTGGGCGCGGCCATGGGGGCGGCTTCGGCCCGGCGGGCGGCGGCCCTGGCGTACCAGGTGGCCCACGCCTCGCGCCCGGCCGGGCACTTCGCCGCCGCCCTCTGGCCGCTCGCTCCGGTGCCGCACGGGACCCCGGGCGCGCAGACGACGCAGGCGGGCGGCCTCGAACCGGCCGCGCAAACCATGAACCGGCCACCGGACGGGGCCGGCGGACGAGGGGACGGAGCCGCGGTGCACACGGAACAACCGGGAGGAACGGCGGACCGCCCGGCGGCGGCCGCCGCGGGACAGGCGACGGCGGGCGCCCCCGGGCAGCCCCAGGCCGCGGGGACGGCCGGGCAACCGCAGCCTGCGGGGACGGCCTGGCAGCTCCAGGCCGGGCCGCCGCAGTCTGTGGGGATGGCCGGGCCGGCGCAGCCCGTGGGCGTGGGCGGGCCGCCGCAGCCCGTGGGCGGCGGGCCGCAGGTGGCGTCCTCGGCGCGGCCGGTGGAGCAGGTGTATCGCGGTCAGGGAGGGCCGCCGGCGTACGTGCCGCCCCCGCTGTTCCCGCGCCCCGAGCTGCCGGAGACCCCGCGCTGGCTGCTCCCTGCGGCCGGCGGGGCGGGGGTGTTCGCCGCGGTGGCGTTGCCGGAGGCGCAGGCCGGGCTGGGGTTCGTGCTCGTGGCGATGGTGCTCGGCGCGGCGGCGCTGCCGGCCGTGGTGCGGCGGATGACGCCGTGGACGGTGGCCTTCGGCCTGACCGCGTACTGGCTGATCTCGATGGCGGCGGTGCGCGACGCCGACTGGCTGGTGACCGTCCTGCTCATGGCGGGGGCCGGGCTGGGCGCGCTGGCCGTGTCGGGGGCGGGGGCGGGCTGGCTCGGGGTGCTCAGGGGCGGCCTGTCGGTGCTGCTGGCGCTGGGCCCGGTGCCCTGGTTCCTGGCCGTGCCGCTGAAGAGGCTGACGGCCCGGCGGCGGGTCATGCCGATGGTGGCGGCGCTCGGCCTCACGGTGGTGCTGCTGCTGGTGTTCGGGCTGCTGTTCGCCTCGGCGGACGCGGTGTTCGCCTCGTACGCCGAGCGCCTGATGAGCGCCCCCGACTGGGCGGAGTCGCTGCCGGGGCGGATCGTGCTGTTCGTGGTGTTCGCCGTGCTGCTGGCGGCCGTCGTGCTGGTCGCGCTGCGGCCGGTGGCCGACCCGGTGGGGCCGGCGCACAGGTTCGCGGTCAGCAGGGCGGTGTGGCTGGTGCCGCTGACGGCGGTGAACGTGCTGTTCGCCCTGTTCGTGGCGGTGCAGATCACGGCGTTGTTCGGCGGCAACCGGCTGGTGCTGCGCACGGCGGGCCTGACCTACGCCGAGTACGCCAGGCAGGGCTTCTTCCAGCTCGTCGTGGTGAGCGTCTTCGTGCTCGGCATCGTGGCGGCGGCGGCCGGGCTGCTGCGCACCGGGCGGCGCGAGCGCTGGGTCCTCGCCGTCCTGCTCGGCGTGCTCTGCGGGCTGACCATGGTGGTGCTGGCCTCGGCCCTGCACCGGATGAACCTCTACACCGACGCCTACGGCCTGTCCCGGCTGCGGCTGTCGGTGCAGGCCACGGTCTGGTGGCTGGGCGCGGTGTTCGCGCTGGTGCTGCTGGCCGGCGCGGTACGGCTGGCCGGGCGCGGCTCGGGCTGGCTGCCGCGCGTGATCGTCCTGGTGACCGGGCTCGGCGTGGGCGCGTTCGCGCTGGTGAACCCCGACCTCCAGGTCGCCGCCACGCAGGTGGAGGTGCGCGGCGTCACCAAGCTCGACTCCGACTACCTGGGCGACCTCGGCGCGGAGGCGGTGCCGGCGCTGGACCGGCTGCCCGAGCCGCAGCGGAGCTGCGTGCTGGCCGACGTGATCAGGGCGAACGAGCTGGACCGGCCGGATCCGTGGAACGGCTGGAACCTGGCCCGCGCGAAGGCCCGCGACCTGCTGGCCGCGCATCCCCTCCACAGCACGGCGTCGTGCGAGGGGCGGGCCTCCGGGCGCTCTGATTGA
- a CDS encoding LysE family translocator, whose amino-acid sequence MISPATYALFVTASLALVLVPGPNHLYITARGLAQGRAAGLASAFGVEAGTLVHIAAAAAGLSYLISRSAALFAVVKWAGVAYLGWLAYRAFTGGGQEEDGVPAPQPLPKVFLEGMLVNVLNPKVALFFLAFLPQFVDPGAGSPAAQIVVFGVTLLLLGLVSDVVYAYAAGALGGRLRSRARTLRRLSGFVYLGLGVVTAFAGRK is encoded by the coding sequence ATGATCTCCCCCGCGACGTACGCGCTCTTCGTCACCGCCTCGCTGGCCCTCGTGCTGGTGCCGGGCCCCAACCACCTCTACATCACCGCCCGCGGGCTGGCCCAGGGCCGGGCGGCCGGCCTGGCCAGCGCGTTCGGCGTGGAGGCCGGCACGCTGGTGCACATCGCCGCCGCGGCGGCGGGGCTGTCGTACCTGATCTCGCGCTCGGCGGCGCTGTTCGCGGTGGTGAAGTGGGCGGGCGTGGCCTATCTCGGCTGGCTGGCCTACCGCGCGTTCACCGGCGGCGGGCAGGAGGAGGACGGCGTGCCGGCCCCGCAGCCGCTGCCGAAGGTGTTCCTGGAGGGGATGCTGGTCAACGTGCTCAACCCCAAGGTGGCGCTGTTCTTCCTGGCGTTCCTGCCGCAGTTCGTGGACCCGGGGGCGGGCTCGCCCGCCGCGCAGATCGTGGTGTTCGGCGTGACGCTGCTGCTGCTCGGCCTGGTGTCGGACGTCGTGTACGCGTACGCGGCCGGCGCGCTCGGCGGCCGGCTGCGCAGCCGGGCGAGGACGTTGCGGCGCCTCAGCGGCTTCGTCTACCTGGGCCTCGGCGTGGTCACCGCGTTCGCCGGGAGAAAATGA
- a CDS encoding alanine racemase, producing the protein MPASIFDGGFDFPQMVVHRDALEHNIATMAAFARDHGMDLAPHVKTHMSGEIAELQLAAGAWGLTVAGTRQARTVRGFGARRIVVANQVVDPAGLAWAAEELAADPGFEFLTFADSVEGVDLLARHAGERPFRVLVERGHAGGRAGCRTLEEFLRVAAHAAGTPGVEPVGVAGYEGGLPGADEVRKYMDTLTEALEHLRVRDPILSVGGSQWFDVIGRELAAVQARVLLRAGAYVSHDDGYYRERTPFNRVDGELRPALEVWAHVLSVPEPGLAIVGMGKRDAPYDEGLPIPRRAGVTVLRMQDQHTVVRADGLKPGDLLSFGISHPCTAFDKWRVLPVVDQDYRVVGTIRTNF; encoded by the coding sequence GTGCCAGCATCGATCTTCGACGGCGGCTTCGATTTCCCGCAGATGGTCGTGCACCGGGACGCGCTGGAGCACAACATCGCGACCATGGCGGCCTTCGCCCGCGACCACGGCATGGACCTGGCGCCGCACGTCAAGACGCACATGTCCGGCGAGATCGCGGAGCTGCAGCTCGCGGCCGGGGCGTGGGGCCTGACCGTGGCCGGCACCCGGCAGGCGCGCACGGTGCGGGGCTTCGGCGCGCGCCGGATCGTGGTCGCCAACCAGGTCGTCGACCCGGCGGGCCTGGCCTGGGCGGCGGAGGAGCTGGCGGCCGACCCGGGCTTCGAGTTCCTGACGTTCGCCGACTCCGTCGAAGGCGTCGACCTCCTGGCCCGGCACGCCGGGGAGCGGCCGTTCCGGGTGCTGGTGGAGCGGGGGCACGCGGGCGGCCGGGCCGGTTGCCGCACGTTGGAGGAGTTCCTGCGGGTGGCGGCGCACGCGGCCGGGACGCCCGGGGTGGAGCCGGTCGGGGTGGCGGGGTACGAGGGCGGCCTGCCCGGCGCCGACGAGGTCCGGAAATATATGGACACGCTCACCGAGGCTCTGGAACACCTCCGCGTCCGCGACCCGATCCTGTCGGTCGGCGGCAGCCAGTGGTTCGACGTGATCGGCCGCGAGCTGGCCGCCGTCCAGGCCCGCGTCCTGCTGCGTGCCGGGGCGTACGTCAGCCACGACGACGGCTACTACCGCGAGCGCACCCCCTTCAACCGGGTGGACGGCGAGCTGCGCCCGGCGCTGGAGGTGTGGGCGCACGTGCTGTCGGTGCCGGAGCCCGGCCTGGCGATCGTCGGCATGGGCAAGCGGGACGCCCCCTACGACGAGGGCCTGCCGATCCCGCGCCGCGCCGGCGTCACCGTACTGAGGATGCAGGACCAGCACACGGTGGTGCGCGCCGACGGGCTCAAGCCCGGCGACCTGCTGTCCTTCGGCATCTCCCACCCCTGCACGGCCTTCGACAAGTGGCGCGTGCTGCCCGTGGTGGACCAGGACTACCGTGTCGTTGGCACGATCAGGACCAACTTCTGA
- a CDS encoding N-acyl-D-amino-acid deacylase family protein has protein sequence MSFDVVISGGRVLDGTGAPPYRADVAVSGDRIAAVGRLSSAEAAAVIDATGRFVAPGFVDCHAHGEAAVFDPAVQRAALRQGVTTFVLGQDGLSFAPGSAGTVAYASRYFAAVNGPLPPREGGAPPEGPLSVGELLASYDRAVALNTAYLLPHGTIRYDVMGPAAGPASSGDLAAMLRHVERGLAEGAAGLSSGLEYLPGRYADAAELAALCRPLGGLPYVTHMRAYGAGAGVGMAEVVDIAARSGAAVHVSHLHGPADVLLPLVGDALARDVDLSFDTYPYLRGNTILAMVVLPPSVPAADTGRALELIAAADLDEWWGALGDTWPRLTVSHAPGMEWTEGMTVPAAAGRAGVTPAELCRRLLVETRLEAGVVSARPDEGPAGEESVRRMLRHPSHTGGSDGIYVGGHPHPRGFGAFARFLGRHVRELGDWTWEQAVVHLASHPARRFGFGDRGLVRAGCAADLVVIDPATVGDRATYAEPRALATGVDDVLVSGVPVLAGGELTKATPGRALRP, from the coding sequence GTGAGCTTCGACGTAGTGATCAGCGGCGGACGGGTGCTCGACGGCACGGGCGCCCCGCCGTACCGGGCGGACGTGGCGGTGTCCGGCGACCGGATCGCCGCCGTGGGCCGGCTGAGCTCCGCCGAGGCGGCGGCCGTGATCGACGCGACCGGCCGGTTCGTCGCGCCGGGCTTCGTCGACTGCCACGCCCACGGCGAGGCGGCGGTCTTCGACCCGGCGGTGCAGCGGGCGGCGCTGCGGCAGGGGGTGACGACGTTCGTGCTCGGCCAGGACGGGCTGTCGTTCGCGCCCGGCTCGGCCGGCACCGTCGCGTACGCCTCCCGCTACTTCGCGGCCGTCAACGGCCCGCTGCCGCCGCGCGAGGGCGGTGCTCCGCCGGAGGGGCCGCTGAGCGTCGGGGAGCTGCTGGCCTCCTACGACCGCGCGGTCGCGCTCAACACCGCCTACCTGCTGCCGCACGGCACGATCCGCTACGACGTGATGGGCCCCGCCGCCGGCCCGGCCTCCTCCGGCGACCTGGCGGCCATGCTGCGGCACGTCGAGCGCGGCCTGGCCGAGGGCGCGGCCGGGCTGTCCAGCGGCCTCGAATACCTGCCCGGCCGCTACGCGGACGCGGCGGAGCTGGCCGCGTTGTGCCGCCCGCTCGGCGGGCTGCCGTACGTCACCCACATGCGCGCCTACGGCGCCGGGGCCGGGGTCGGCATGGCCGAGGTCGTCGACATCGCGGCCCGCTCGGGCGCCGCCGTGCACGTCTCCCACCTGCACGGCCCGGCCGACGTGCTGCTGCCGCTGGTCGGCGACGCCCTCGCCCGCGACGTGGACCTGAGCTTCGACACCTACCCCTACCTGCGCGGCAACACGATCCTGGCGATGGTCGTGCTGCCGCCGTCGGTGCCGGCCGCCGACACCGGCCGGGCGCTGGAGCTGATCGCCGCCGCCGACCTCGACGAGTGGTGGGGCGCGCTCGGTGACACCTGGCCGCGGCTCACCGTCTCGCACGCGCCCGGCATGGAGTGGACCGAGGGGATGACGGTGCCGGCGGCGGCCGGGCGGGCGGGGGTGACGCCGGCCGAGCTGTGCCGCCGCCTGCTCGTGGAGACGCGGCTGGAGGCGGGCGTCGTGTCCGCCCGGCCCGACGAGGGGCCGGCGGGGGAGGAGTCGGTGCGCCGCATGTTGCGCCACCCCTCGCACACGGGCGGCTCCGACGGCATCTACGTAGGCGGGCATCCGCATCCGCGCGGGTTCGGGGCGTTCGCCCGGTTCCTCGGCCGGCATGTCAGAGAGCTGGGCGACTGGACGTGGGAGCAGGCCGTCGTGCACCTGGCCTCGCATCCGGCCCGCCGGTTCGGGTTCGGCGACCGGGGGCTGGTGCGGGCGGGCTGCGCCGCCGACCTGGTGGTGATCGACCCGGCCACGGTCGGCGACCGGGCCACGTACGCCGAGCCGCGCGCCCTGGCCACCGGCGTCGACGACGTGCTGGTGTCCGGCGTGCCGGTGCTGGCCGGCGGCGAGCTGACCAAGGCCACCCCGGGCCGCGCCCTCCGCCCCTGA